The proteins below are encoded in one region of Diorhabda carinulata isolate Delta chromosome 3, icDioCari1.1, whole genome shotgun sequence:
- the LOC130892098 gene encoding ras-related protein Rab-8A isoform X1: MAKTYDYLFKLLLIGDSGVGKTCVLFRFSEDAFNTTFISTIGIDFKIRTIDLDGKKIKLQIWDTAGQERFRTITTAYYRGAMGIMLVYDITNEKSFENIKNWIRNIEENASADVEKMLLGNKCELDEKRQVSKERGEQLAVEYGIKFIETSAKASIRVEDAFFTLARDIKAKMEKKLVRKLEVLFIYLDIDSSKIIQFNNLICALLFMKLITSVHKMN, from the exons ATGGCAAAAACCTACGATTATTTATTCAAGTTATTACTAATTGGTGATTCGGGTGTAGGGAAAACTTGTGTTTTATTTAGGTTTTCCGAAGACGCATtcaatacaacttttatttcGACAATAG gtattGACTTTAAAATTAGAACAATAGATTTAGATGGTAAAAAgattaaattacaaatatg gGATACAGCAGGTCAAGAAAGATTTCGAACCATCACAACAGCTTATTACCGTGGAGCTATGGGTATTATGTTAGTTTATGacataacaaatgaaaaaagttttgaaaacataaaaaattggatAAGAAATATCGAAGAAAATGCGTCGGCAGAtgtggaaaaaatgttattggGTAATAAATGTGAATTGGATGAAAAAAGGCAAGTTTCAAAAGAGAGAGGGGAACAACTTGCTGTAGAATATGGTATTAAGTTTATAGAAACAAGTGCTAAGGCTAGTATTCGAGTAGAAGATGCATTTTTTACATTAGCTAGAGATATTAAGGCTAAAATGGAAAAGAAACTGGTAAGGAAATtggaagttttatttatttatttggatattgacagttcaaaaataattcaattcaataatttgatatgtgctttgttatttatgaaattgataACTTCTGTCCACAAAATGAATTAA
- the LOC130891606 gene encoding anaphase-promoting complex subunit 13, whose translation MDSQVSIEGYFADLIDDIWRSDTLPDDDIAVPAWELADPEADTGDIHLTLKEQEQKWSDIMLSSLSEHQ comes from the coding sequence ATGGATAGTCAAGTTTCAATTGAAGGATATTTTGCTGATTTAATTGATGACATTTGGCGGTCAGATACTCTTCCAGACGATGACATTGCAGTACCCGCTTGGGAACTAGCAGATCCTGAAGCAGACACTGGCGACATTCATCTAACCTTAAAAGAACAAGAACAGAAATGGAGTGATATTATGTTGTCATCACTTAGTGAacatcaataa
- the LOC130891605 gene encoding AN1-type zinc finger protein 1-like, with protein MEFPNIGKQCAHSQCKQLDYLPLVCKCGEIFCSEHYNGHIQHCEVANPIIEAKSNNQVESVFICSHLDCKKRDIVPLICGRCQKHYCVEHRHLAVCNDKDEETLRTEKEKFSAPMRAFNEAKAIVDKQLDKNLYELKKNPKNRDIAKKVLLMKIKNKATGLTTVPMLNRVYFNVTYAENSLPIFVSNQWSLGRAIDAIAQEMKLRNDNNKATDTKLRLFKEQGNASISSDLSITIKELIDHHVLFDGDSLLIKYVKIS; from the exons ATGGAATTCCCAAATATAGGCAAACAATGTGCGCATTCTCAATGTAAACAATTGGACTACCTTCCACTTGTTTGTAAATGTGGTGAAATTTTCTGCTCAGAGCATTATAATGGACATATTCAACATTGCGAAGTTGCCAACCCCATTATAGAAGCCAAATCAAATAATCAAGTTGAAAGTGTATTCATTTGCTCTCATCTTGATTGCAAAAAAAGAGATATTGTTCCCCTAATATGTGGAAGATGCCAAAAACATTATTGCGTTGAACATAGACATTTGGCAGTGTGTAATGATAAAGATGAAGAAACATTAAgaactgaaaaagaaaaattttcagccCCCATGAGAGCATTTAATGAAGCAAAAGCTATTGTTGATAAACAG ctgGATAAAAATCTTTATGAGTTGAAGAAGAATCCAAAAAATCGAGACATTGCAAAGAAAGTTCTATTAATGAAGATCAAAAACAAAGCTACTGGACTTACAACAGTGCCAATGCTTAATCGAGTTTATTTCAATGTAACATATGCTGAAAACTCTCTTCCCATATTTGTTTCCAATCAGTGGAGCCTTGGAAGAGCAATAGATGCTATCGCACAAGAAATGAAGCTTCGGAATGATAATAACAAAGCTACGGACACAAAACTAAGATTGTTCAAAGAACAGGGGAATGCAAGTATTTCATCTGATTTGTCAATTACCATAAAGGAACTTATTGATCATCATGTATTATTTGATGGTGATAGTTTACTTataaaatacgtgaaaattaGTTGA